CTCGCCTATGGACAGGGGCGCAGCTATGGCGATTCCTGCCTGAATGCGAATGGGCGCCTGATCGAGACCCGCTTCCTCGACCGGATCCTCGCCGCGGATTGGCGGACAGGCGTCGTTCGCGTGGAGGCGGGGTTGACCCTCGATGAGCTGCTGCGGATCTCGGTCCCGCGCCATTGGTTCCCGCCCGTCTGTCCCGGCACGAAATTCGTCAGCATCGGTGGTGCTGTCGCCAATGACGTGCATGGCAAGAATCATGAAACCGCGGGAACGATCGGCGCCCATGTCAGGGCCATCGGACTCGCCCGCTCGAACGGCGATCTGCTGGAGTTGTCGCCGTCGCAAAACGGCGCGATGTTCGCGGCCACGATCGGCGGCCTCGGGCTCACGGGCCTCCTCCTCTGGATCGAGCTGCAGCTGGCGCCCATCGGCTCCGCCTGTTTCGAGACCGAGACTTTGCCGCTGTCGGGTCTGGACGGATTCTTCCGGATCGCCGAGGAAGACGGCGATTGGAGCTATTCCGCGGCCTGGATCGATGGCCTGGCGAAGGGGGCCCGGCTCGGGCGCGGCCTCTATCGGCGCGGCCGGCATGCCGATGCCGGCGGATTCGAGATCCACCGGAATCCCTCTTTCGCCGTGCCGTTCGACATGCCGGCCTGGTCGCTGAATTCGCACGCCCTGCGCGCCTTCAATGCGATTTACTGGAACCGGCCTTGGGCTTTGGGCCGGAAAAGGATCCATTACGATCCCTTCCTCTTTCCGCTCGATGGAATTCACCGCTGGAATCGGCTTTACGGCAGGCGGGGATTCTTTCAGCAGCAATGCGCCATTCCGACGGCTTCCGCGCCGGCTGCGATCCGGAAGCTGCTGACACTCGCCGCCCGGCGGAGCGAAGGTTCGTTTCTCGCCGTGCTGAAGAAGTTCGGCTCCCGGGCATCGCCGGGAATTCTTTCGTTCCCGACGCCCGGCGCCACGCTCGCGCTCGATTTTCCCAATCTCGGCGCGAGCACGTCGGCCTTGTTGGAGGCGCTGGCCGATATCGTGCTCGAATCCGGCGGCCGGCTCTATCCCGCCAAGGATGCGACCATGTCGTCCCAGCATTTCCAGGCCGGCTATCCGGACTGGAGAACGCTCGAGGCGCAGCGCGACCCCGCCTTCATCTCCGATTTCTGGCGCCGCGTGACGGGGATTGCGGCATGAGCACAGCGCGCCATCTGCTCGTTCTGGGCGCGACATCGGCGATCGCCCAGGCCTATGCCCGCCGATGCGCGGGCGAGGGCCTCCGCTTCACGCTGGTCGGCCGGCGCGAGAGCAGCCTGCGCGAGATCGCGTCGGACCTCGTGGCGCGCGGCGCCGCGGCAGCGGACGTCGTCGTCGCCGATCTCGCGGACGTGAGCGCCGTCGAGAACCATGCCGAAGCGATACGGTCCCGCTTCGGCGAGCCCGACGAGATCCTCATCGCCCATGGGGTTCTCGGCCGCATGCCGGACGCCGTCTCGGATCTGTCGCAGGCGCGCCGGCTGCTCGAAGCCAATTTCTCCAGCGCCGTCTTGTGGACGCTGGCGCTGCTCAAGAACCGGAAGCCCGACGCGCCGCTTTCGCTGATTGCCCTCGGCTCTGTCGCCGGCGACCGCGGCCGGGCGAAGAACCCGGTCTATGACGCCGCCAAGGGCGGGCTGGACATCTTCTTGCAAGGGCTTCAGCGGCGCTATGACGGCAGCCCGGTGCGCATCCTGATCGTCAAGCCCGGCCCGGTCGATACGCCGATGACCGCGACGCTGGAGAAGAAGGGCCCCTTCCTGTCGTCGCCCGACCGGG
The nucleotide sequence above comes from Hypericibacter terrae. Encoded proteins:
- a CDS encoding FAD-binding oxidoreductase, with product MPLESVEGWGRFHKGLHHVSRPAFLDSARAEIERGNLPTLAYGQGRSYGDSCLNANGRLIETRFLDRILAADWRTGVVRVEAGLTLDELLRISVPRHWFPPVCPGTKFVSIGGAVANDVHGKNHETAGTIGAHVRAIGLARSNGDLLELSPSQNGAMFAATIGGLGLTGLLLWIELQLAPIGSACFETETLPLSGLDGFFRIAEEDGDWSYSAAWIDGLAKGARLGRGLYRRGRHADAGGFEIHRNPSFAVPFDMPAWSLNSHALRAFNAIYWNRPWALGRKRIHYDPFLFPLDGIHRWNRLYGRRGFFQQQCAIPTASAPAAIRKLLTLAARRSEGSFLAVLKKFGSRASPGILSFPTPGATLALDFPNLGASTSALLEALADIVLESGGRLYPAKDATMSSQHFQAGYPDWRTLEAQRDPAFISDFWRRVTGIAA
- a CDS encoding SDR family NAD(P)-dependent oxidoreductase, yielding MSTARHLLVLGATSAIAQAYARRCAGEGLRFTLVGRRESSLREIASDLVARGAAAADVVVADLADVSAVENHAEAIRSRFGEPDEILIAHGVLGRMPDAVSDLSQARRLLEANFSSAVLWTLALLKNRKPDAPLSLIALGSVAGDRGRAKNPVYDAAKGGLDIFLQGLQRRYDGSPVRILIVKPGPVDTPMTATLEKKGPFLSSPDRVAADIRRAALRGQRILYTPWIWCPIMLIIRHLPWFVFRRLRI